A region of Sulfurovum sp. DNA encodes the following proteins:
- a CDS encoding nitrate reductase, whose protein sequence is MGLVKKVKKFLGFDIREEKYALVDDPLFGKIAKTKIPDKWVRTTCGYCGVGCGMYIGIKNNKAVCSKGDPKHPVNMGTLCPKGLSEHEMVHTNSRVVHPLLQKNGELTPVSWDEAFSKTAEEFKRIQHKYGNGAVAVISTGQLLTEEFYMLGKFVQLGLQTNNYDGNTTLCMASAVMGYKQTFGSDGPVGCYEDFSKADVIMLIGANIADNHPILKLHIAKNKKETGKKPTIIVIDPRKSKTSQMADIFVPLKPRSDLALINGLCYIIMEQGWENENFIKERTEGYKEFRKHIMKNYPPQEVAHITGIETKELYTLARVYASANAAMSAWTMGVNQSTLGTDTVSAICNLALITGNLGKEGSGPMSITGQCNAMGTREFGFTSSIPGYRSYTNNTEREEFASIINVPVERIPTKRGYAYPQIIDAINCGKIKALWVVATNPLVSYPDQNTLREALKKLDLLVVQDSFMSDTAQVADVVFAAATWSEKEGCYTNSERRCNYAKKAIDPMGESKADFFIIKEFSKYFDGIHELLFGNLNKPQDAFEEIRRVSKGRLCDYSGMNYELIEELGGIQWPCNKKSPQGTKRLYTKEMPCQTPSGKAQLLPVDWRPLSEVQCKGLPLMLNTGRTVEQFHTRTKTGTISILNNLAPEAWVDINPKDATKLKVKSGDRIAISGTRGKVEDIIVKVSETVREGNIFIPFHFNEQLINTVTIPEFDPKSFEPNYKQCAVQLHSKAVPEGISYEEVEISGYLERVKVYEEEKAISKQIVSSSKTVKES, encoded by the coding sequence ATGGGTTTAGTCAAAAAAGTAAAAAAATTTCTCGGATTTGATATTAGAGAAGAAAAGTATGCCCTTGTTGATGATCCTCTCTTTGGTAAAATTGCCAAGACCAAAATACCAGATAAGTGGGTGCGTACCACTTGTGGTTATTGTGGTGTAGGGTGTGGTATGTATATTGGGATCAAAAACAATAAGGCTGTCTGCTCTAAAGGTGACCCAAAACACCCTGTTAATATGGGTACGCTCTGCCCTAAGGGCTTAAGTGAGCATGAAATGGTGCATACCAATAGTCGTGTAGTACACCCTCTGCTACAAAAGAATGGAGAACTAACGCCTGTTAGCTGGGATGAAGCTTTTAGCAAAACAGCAGAAGAGTTTAAGCGTATTCAACATAAGTATGGCAATGGTGCAGTAGCAGTAATTTCTACTGGACAGCTTCTGACAGAAGAGTTCTATATGCTAGGTAAGTTTGTTCAGCTTGGACTTCAGACTAACAACTACGATGGCAATACTACACTTTGTATGGCAAGTGCTGTCATGGGTTATAAGCAAACTTTTGGCAGCGATGGACCAGTGGGGTGCTATGAGGACTTCTCCAAAGCCGATGTCATCATGCTAATTGGTGCAAATATTGCTGATAACCACCCTATTTTAAAGCTCCATATTGCCAAAAATAAGAAAGAAACTGGCAAGAAGCCAACCATTATTGTTATAGACCCGCGAAAGTCTAAGACTTCACAAATGGCAGATATTTTCGTACCACTTAAACCACGTTCAGATTTAGCACTCATCAATGGACTATGCTATATCATTATGGAACAAGGTTGGGAAAACGAAAACTTTATTAAAGAGCGTACCGAAGGATACAAAGAATTTAGAAAGCATATTATGAAAAACTATCCACCACAAGAGGTTGCACATATTACAGGTATTGAGACCAAGGAGCTTTATACTCTTGCTCGTGTCTATGCTAGTGCCAATGCTGCCATGAGTGCATGGACAATGGGAGTTAACCAAAGTACCCTTGGCACAGATACTGTCTCTGCAATCTGCAATCTTGCGCTCATTACAGGAAATCTCGGCAAAGAAGGCAGTGGTCCCATGTCCATTACTGGGCAGTGCAATGCTATGGGAACAAGAGAATTTGGGTTTACTTCATCTATTCCTGGCTACCGAAGCTATACGAATAATACTGAAAGAGAGGAGTTTGCCTCTATTATTAATGTACCTGTAGAACGCATACCAACCAAACGTGGCTATGCCTACCCACAGATTATTGATGCAATCAATTGTGGTAAGATCAAAGCACTTTGGGTGGTTGCCACCAATCCACTGGTAAGCTACCCTGACCAAAATACCCTAAGAGAAGCACTTAAAAAACTTGATCTATTGGTAGTACAGGATTCATTTATGTCTGATACTGCACAAGTTGCTGATGTGGTTTTTGCTGCAGCAACTTGGAGTGAGAAAGAGGGATGTTATACTAATAGTGAACGGCGATGCAACTATGCTAAAAAAGCTATTGATCCAATGGGAGAATCTAAAGCAGACTTTTTTATCATTAAGGAATTCTCTAAATATTTTGATGGTATACATGAACTACTCTTTGGAAACCTAAACAAACCACAAGATGCTTTTGAGGAGATTAGACGTGTGAGCAAAGGTCGTCTCTGTGACTATAGTGGCATGAATTATGAACTTATTGAAGAATTAGGAGGCATTCAGTGGCCTTGCAATAAAAAATCACCTCAAGGAACCAAGCGGCTCTACACCAAAGAGATGCCTTGTCAAACTCCAAGTGGCAAGGCACAACTACTGCCGGTAGATTGGAGGCCGCTTAGTGAAGTACAATGCAAAGGGTTACCACTTATGCTTAATACTGGTCGTACAGTCGAGCAATTCCATACCCGTACCAAGACAGGCACTATCAGTATTCTAAATAATCTTGCACCCGAAGCATGGGTCGATATCAATCCCAAAGATGCCACTAAACTCAAAGTTAAAAGTGGTGACCGTATTGCTATATCGGGTACACGTGGAAAGGTGGAGGATATCATTGTCAAAGTCAGTGAAACTGTCCGTGAAGGAAATATTTTCATACCGTTTCACTTCAATGAGCAACTCATCAACACTGTAACTATCCCTGAATTTGACCCTAAATCATTTGAACCTAATTATAAACAATGTGCCGTACAATTGCACTCTAAAGCAGTACCAGAAGGGATCTCCTATGAAGAGGTAGAAATTAGTGGGTATCTTGAAAGAGTAAAGGTTTACGAAGAAGAGAAGGCGATCAGTAAACAAATAGTTAGTAGCAGCAAAACTGTAAAGGAATCATAG
- a CDS encoding ammonium transporter, which produces MKLKIFALLATLLPIVAMAEDKLDSGDTAWMMISTALVLLMTPAGLALFYAGMSRTKNALNTYAMVMGAFVLAFTVWIIAGYSLAFGTAESADIQKFIGGLGNLFLSNTKWTDLSGTYPTFVFIAFQGTFAAITVAIASGSIIGRMKFSTWMIIVALWGLVVYAPITHMVWGGDGALLFDAGALDFAGGTVVHMNGGLAGLVLAILVGKRSGYPKLPMKPFSIIFTAAGAAILWFGWYGFNAGSAFGANAIAGVALLTTTVAASVAGLTWMLIEWVVYKKPTLLGIASGIVAGLVAITPAAGFVSVGGAFIVGVGGSLVGFFGVVKLKKIFGYDDSLDAFGIHFLAGLWGALMTGILALNDKDLLWDGPMKESGDRVGQLIVQIESVIVVGLWTLIGTIVVYYIASTLTGGTRVDAETEEMGLDEAVHGERSMNL; this is translated from the coding sequence ATGAAATTAAAAATTTTTGCTCTACTTGCAACATTACTACCGATAGTCGCTATGGCTGAAGATAAACTTGATTCGGGCGATACGGCATGGATGATGATTTCCACTGCACTCGTTCTGCTAATGACCCCTGCAGGTCTTGCACTCTTTTATGCAGGTATGTCAAGGACAAAAAATGCACTAAATACCTATGCCATGGTTATGGGTGCTTTTGTACTGGCATTTACTGTATGGATTATTGCAGGATATTCTCTCGCATTTGGGACTGCTGAATCTGCAGATATCCAAAAATTTATTGGTGGTCTTGGAAATCTTTTCCTCTCAAATACAAAATGGACTGACTTGAGTGGTACCTATCCAACATTCGTATTTATTGCATTTCAGGGAACATTTGCAGCAATCACTGTTGCGATTGCTTCAGGTTCCATTATTGGGCGCATGAAATTCTCTACGTGGATGATCATCGTAGCACTTTGGGGACTTGTCGTCTATGCACCAATTACTCACATGGTTTGGGGCGGAGATGGTGCATTGCTCTTTGATGCAGGTGCACTTGATTTTGCTGGTGGTACGGTTGTTCATATGAATGGTGGCTTGGCTGGTCTAGTGCTTGCAATTCTTGTTGGTAAAAGATCGGGGTATCCAAAACTGCCTATGAAACCTTTTAGTATCATCTTCACTGCTGCAGGTGCTGCTATCCTCTGGTTTGGTTGGTATGGATTTAATGCCGGTTCTGCATTTGGTGCAAATGCCATTGCTGGTGTCGCACTTCTAACAACAACTGTTGCTGCATCTGTGGCAGGCTTAACATGGATGCTTATCGAATGGGTTGTCTATAAGAAGCCGACACTACTTGGTATTGCTTCTGGCATTGTTGCAGGTCTTGTTGCCATTACGCCAGCAGCTGGTTTTGTCTCTGTAGGTGGTGCATTTATTGTAGGTGTTGGTGGCTCTCTTGTTGGGTTTTTTGGTGTTGTCAAACTTAAAAAGATATTTGGCTATGATGACTCCCTTGATGCATTTGGTATCCACTTCCTTGCAGGACTCTGGGGTGCACTAATGACAGGCATTCTTGCACTCAATGACAAAGATCTTCTCTGGGATGGACCAATGAAAGAGAGTGGGGATAGAGTAGGACAACTTATAGTACAAATTGAGTCTGTTATTGTCGTTGGTCTTTGGACACTTATTGGAACAATCGTTGTTTATTACATTGCAAGTACTCTTACTGGTGGCACAAGAGTGGATGCTGAGACCGAAGAAATGGGTCTTGATGAAGCAGTACATGGAGAAAGAAGTATGAATCTATAA
- a CDS encoding P-II family nitrogen regulator, translated as MKKIEAIIKPFKLEDVKEALVEAGIEGMTVSEVKGYGRQQGHSELYRGAEYVIEFIPKIKLEVVVSSEEYMNKAIEAIKSVAKTGKIGDGKIFVSDITKTIRIRTDEEDEEAL; from the coding sequence ATGAAAAAGATAGAAGCAATTATTAAGCCATTTAAATTAGAAGATGTTAAAGAAGCTTTGGTTGAGGCAGGTATCGAAGGGATGACCGTTTCTGAAGTCAAAGGGTATGGAAGGCAACAGGGGCACTCTGAGCTCTATAGGGGCGCAGAGTATGTTATTGAGTTTATCCCCAAGATTAAACTTGAGGTCGTTGTAAGTTCTGAAGAATATATGAATAAAGCCATTGAAGCTATTAAGTCTGTTGCTAAAACAGGCAAGATAGGTGATGGAAAGATTTTTGTCTCCGATATTACCAAAACCATCCGTATCAGAACAGATGAAGAGGATGAAGAGGCACTATAA
- a CDS encoding ferredoxin--nitrite reductase, whose product MEVLAKALEARSKKVNKIETTKTLKDPMEVYKKLDKIASGGYENLSKEDSTYFLKCFGLFDKGENFMLRVRIPGGKLTNIQAIRIGEVAQKYGNNYIDITTRMQVELRYLSIGDIAKVLRELKEVGISTFQTGVDNPRNIVTDPLDGISYDNIIETKPIIDKLQDIIGENPEWISVLPRKFNTGILGSLSNSCNIFGHDCNFVLAQKNGIFGFNIYLGARVGMQAKDANLFVTKEEVPTFFTALLTVFKNYGYRDNRNKNRLVFLLNDIGINTLIKAVKKEAGIDFTTAGITMVQSQNIALGTNRVLLKDSNFAYKLIVPSGIFSGTDMIEVAKVATKYGSGGICLTYDQNLYIIHINAEKTTLFEQTDIIQRYAKYNNLYFTDMIACAGTATCSYGVIPNKSDAIEMAHFLNSEIAIENAAVRMNWSACPKGCGIHGIADIGFEGCKAKDADGNRVDGVHLFLGGKITYHAKEGHTLHKSLPVTEAKYHIKYLLKAYATLKKRGETFENFETHFLSRNYSYQALAFYTKINYILNDKLGIDIFFELDREPKSGRREEYELFTFGLKLFKLLTGEKRFKAIDGLTPTFARPRKIRRDEVSRLNIAVPPKLSEIIYNMTHENKSERAQVFSELIVALKEL is encoded by the coding sequence ATGGAAGTATTAGCAAAAGCCTTGGAAGCTCGAAGTAAAAAAGTTAACAAAATAGAAACAACCAAAACCCTAAAAGACCCAATGGAGGTCTACAAAAAACTTGATAAGATTGCTTCTGGTGGGTATGAGAATCTTTCCAAAGAAGATAGCACCTATTTTCTAAAGTGTTTTGGACTCTTCGATAAAGGTGAGAACTTTATGTTACGTGTACGTATTCCTGGGGGAAAACTAACCAATATACAGGCAATCCGTATTGGTGAAGTGGCACAAAAGTATGGCAATAACTATATCGATATCACCACTCGTATGCAAGTAGAACTTCGTTACCTATCCATAGGCGATATTGCTAAAGTCTTACGTGAACTCAAAGAAGTAGGTATTAGTACTTTTCAAACCGGTGTCGATAACCCAAGAAATATCGTTACTGACCCACTTGATGGTATCTCTTATGACAACATTATTGAAACCAAGCCTATTATAGATAAGCTACAAGATATCATTGGCGAAAACCCTGAATGGATTTCAGTATTACCGCGAAAATTCAATACCGGTATTCTTGGCTCTCTCTCTAACTCTTGTAATATTTTTGGGCATGACTGTAACTTTGTATTGGCACAAAAAAATGGTATTTTTGGATTCAATATCTACCTTGGAGCACGTGTTGGTATGCAAGCAAAAGATGCTAATCTCTTTGTCACCAAAGAGGAGGTTCCAACATTTTTTACTGCACTACTAACAGTATTTAAAAACTATGGCTACCGTGATAATCGAAATAAAAACCGTCTAGTTTTCTTGCTTAATGATATTGGCATCAATACGCTTATTAAGGCAGTCAAGAAAGAGGCAGGCATAGACTTTACAACCGCAGGTATCACCATGGTGCAGTCACAAAATATTGCACTGGGTACAAATCGTGTACTACTTAAAGATAGTAATTTTGCCTATAAGCTTATTGTCCCCTCTGGTATCTTTAGTGGTACAGATATGATAGAAGTAGCCAAAGTTGCAACCAAATATGGCAGTGGGGGCATCTGTCTCACGTACGACCAAAATCTCTATATTATCCACATCAATGCAGAAAAAACTACCCTATTTGAGCAAACCGATATTATACAGAGATATGCCAAGTACAATAATCTCTATTTTACTGACATGATTGCCTGTGCAGGGACAGCTACTTGTAGCTATGGGGTTATCCCTAATAAATCTGATGCTATCGAAATGGCACACTTTCTTAACTCTGAAATTGCTATTGAGAATGCTGCAGTACGTATGAACTGGTCAGCCTGTCCTAAGGGATGCGGGATACATGGTATTGCTGACATTGGTTTTGAGGGATGTAAAGCTAAAGATGCTGATGGTAATCGCGTAGATGGTGTCCATCTATTCCTTGGTGGCAAAATTACCTATCATGCTAAAGAGGGGCATACACTACATAAGTCACTTCCTGTTACTGAAGCCAAATACCATATCAAGTACCTACTCAAAGCCTATGCCACACTTAAAAAACGTGGTGAAACTTTTGAGAACTTTGAAACACACTTTTTAAGTCGAAACTATAGCTATCAAGCATTGGCATTTTACACCAAAATAAACTATATTCTAAATGACAAATTAGGAATAGATATTTTCTTTGAGCTAGACAGAGAACCTAAAAGTGGGCGCAGAGAGGAGTATGAGCTTTTTACATTCGGACTAAAACTCTTTAAGCTTCTCACAGGAGAAAAACGTTTTAAAGCCATTGATGGACTCACTCCCACATTTGCCCGTCCACGCAAAATTAGACGCGATGAAGTAAGTAGACTCAACATTGCTGTACCACCTAAACTCTCTGAAATTATCTATAATATGACTCATGAAAATAAAAGTGAACGTGCGCAGGTATTTTCTGAATTAATTGTTGCGCTAAAAGAGCTCTAA
- a CDS encoding Fis family transcriptional regulator: protein MELFYTQSEEVQQIIKGLNLTKTLFVSSVVIGEPHIGKKMLVQYIFPNTPIVSGADQEAVETLLQESDELIITDIEKLHNHEVLNFDNKRIIATANYVANQQTIDSLFAFIYHLPSLKERLEDVAYIKQKFIDQACYDLMIENSNIPLHTIPINLSQNSRTLKKSVYQYLMSRNMNKRQIQQAVYHYILENLDGNNGYREYIDLYEVPLIKAGLKKFYSQLKLSQILGINRNTLRKKIHEHHID from the coding sequence ATGGAATTATTTTATACACAATCAGAAGAAGTGCAGCAAATTATCAAAGGTTTAAATTTAACCAAGACACTTTTTGTCTCCTCTGTAGTAATAGGAGAGCCACATATTGGTAAAAAGATGCTCGTGCAATACATTTTTCCAAATACCCCAATAGTTTCAGGAGCAGACCAAGAAGCAGTTGAGACCCTACTTCAAGAAAGCGATGAACTCATCATCACTGATATTGAAAAATTACACAACCATGAAGTACTCAACTTTGATAACAAACGAATCATTGCTACTGCCAATTATGTTGCAAATCAGCAAACTATTGATTCTCTTTTTGCCTTCATCTATCATTTACCTTCTCTTAAAGAGCGTCTAGAGGATGTTGCCTATATCAAACAAAAATTTATTGACCAAGCATGTTATGATCTTATGATTGAAAATAGTAATATCCCTCTTCATACTATTCCAATTAATTTAAGTCAAAATAGCCGTACACTTAAAAAATCTGTCTATCAATACCTCATGAGTAGAAATATGAACAAAAGGCAAATACAGCAGGCTGTCTACCACTATATTCTAGAAAATCTTGATGGTAACAATGGATACAGGGAATATATCGATCTCTATGAGGTGCCACTAATTAAGGCTGGTCTGAAAAAGTTCTATTCTCAGCTTAAACTTTCACAGATACTTGGTATTAACCGAAATACACTAAGAAAAAAGATTCATGAACACCATATCGATTGA
- a CDS encoding dimethyl sulfoxide reductase anchor subunit, translating into MVDESLSKNTPLESFINHKNNTGMQCGNYTIDIPKLNPGEQYRFHFDATACVGCHCCEVACNEQNNNSPDIKWRRVGEIEMGIFPNTLQLFNSMSCNHCIDPECLRGCPTESYIKLENGIVFHDDPSCIGCQYCTWNCPYEVPVFNPDRGIVTKCHMCADKLELNQTPACVQACPGGAIEIEAVKVDEWLESGMAKEGVAPHLPNIDITKPTTRYTLPNIPEDEEMRVANEHLLKPAHSELPLVFMTVLTQISVGAFLALCLGQILFSIGFNLPKPTPIIAILAFLPAAIGLPLSALHLGRPIKAMMAMKNWRTSWLSREAIALGTYTGLATIVAGMYFIGIGGFTLLFTEIITLILGIYGIYAQSMIYRIKARPSWNRKSTTKRFFGSGYVGFLLISTVLLSTNSAQSTTVLLSVALLAGMGQVLIILEEVMFYHYLDKKDPLYYQLNRTRILLQEHFGRVKKFRIYSLVAFALALPLFAILFISSGLVNLAVITLAIAMLGAFISELVGRYLFYRTVVPLGLAGNFFAGNQRH; encoded by the coding sequence ATGGTTGATGAATCATTATCAAAAAATACACCACTAGAAAGCTTTATTAACCATAAAAATAACACTGGTATGCAGTGCGGAAACTATACTATAGATATTCCCAAACTAAATCCTGGTGAGCAATATCGTTTCCACTTCGATGCCACTGCTTGTGTAGGTTGCCACTGCTGTGAGGTTGCCTGCAACGAACAGAACAACAACAGTCCTGATATTAAATGGCGTCGTGTGGGTGAAATAGAGATGGGGATATTTCCCAATACACTTCAGCTTTTTAATTCTATGAGCTGCAACCACTGTATTGACCCTGAATGCCTTCGAGGCTGTCCAACTGAGAGCTATATCAAACTAGAAAATGGTATCGTTTTTCATGATGATCCAAGCTGTATTGGCTGTCAATACTGTACATGGAACTGTCCTTATGAGGTGCCAGTTTTCAATCCAGATCGTGGCATTGTTACCAAGTGTCATATGTGTGCAGACAAGCTTGAACTAAATCAAACTCCTGCATGCGTACAAGCATGCCCAGGTGGCGCCATTGAGATCGAAGCAGTAAAAGTGGATGAGTGGCTCGAAAGTGGGATGGCAAAAGAGGGGGTTGCCCCACATCTACCCAATATAGATATCACCAAACCAACTACACGCTATACTTTACCTAATATTCCCGAAGATGAAGAGATGCGTGTTGCCAATGAACACCTACTTAAACCTGCCCATTCCGAACTCCCTCTAGTGTTTATGACAGTATTAACACAGATAAGCGTAGGTGCATTTCTTGCTCTTTGTTTGGGGCAAATACTTTTTTCAATTGGTTTTAACTTACCTAAGCCAACACCAATCATAGCAATTTTAGCCTTCTTGCCTGCTGCCATCGGTCTACCACTTTCAGCACTCCATCTTGGACGCCCCATCAAGGCAATGATGGCAATGAAAAACTGGCGCACCTCATGGCTTAGTCGTGAAGCAATTGCACTAGGTACCTATACGGGACTTGCTACAATAGTAGCAGGAATGTATTTTATTGGTATTGGTGGCTTTACACTACTTTTTACTGAGATAATCACCCTTATACTAGGTATTTATGGCATTTATGCTCAATCAATGATCTACCGTATCAAAGCACGCCCAAGCTGGAACCGCAAAAGTACAACCAAGCGCTTTTTTGGGTCAGGATATGTGGGGTTTTTGCTTATTTCCACGGTACTACTTTCCACAAATAGTGCACAAAGCACAACGGTATTGCTCTCAGTTGCACTACTCGCAGGTATGGGGCAGGTATTAATAATCCTCGAAGAGGTAATGTTTTATCACTACCTTGATAAAAAAGATCCTCTCTATTATCAACTTAACCGTACTCGTATTCTACTTCAGGAACATTTTGGTAGAGTAAAAAAGTTTAGGATTTATTCACTCGTAGCCTTTGCACTAGCGCTGCCATTATTTGCTATTTTATTTATTTCTAGTGGACTAGTAAACTTAGCAGTTATAACACTAGCAATTGCAATGTTAGGTGCATTTATCAGTGAGTTGGTAGGACGCTACCTCTTTTATCGAACAGTTGTACCACTTGGGCTGGCAGGAAATTTCTTTGCAGGAAATCAGCGGCACTAA
- a CDS encoding DUF234 domain-containing protein, which yields MIFLINKEKEKAIKEVFNRFCHHYPFLPLESAIEYFSILGGMEEMVTLDYFEDIASMVTVNFVENFTLFKQQMQPSYLLEPPYCKLLSAVARGDGRMHSALRKAHLSEEVGEYIIKELVALGILRIEPSREKPLKTHPKHKLKKSLRHYRIQDKLRFISPFMRFWFGFIFQYQNDLIRGEGRVFLQNFHNHHERLYTLVYEQLCDVFLVNYFTQISPLVTHGSYWNQHSEFDILGMTSDSRLVLGECKYKDRKVCKNELNKLRAKAEKSRIKVDIYVLFSKDGFSNELLGMKDERLLLFDLNDIQGLCH from the coding sequence ATGATTTTTCTAATAAATAAAGAGAAGGAAAAGGCAATAAAAGAAGTATTTAATAGATTTTGTCACCATTACCCATTTCTCCCGCTAGAGAGTGCCATTGAATATTTTTCTATACTTGGTGGCATGGAAGAGATGGTTACATTAGACTACTTTGAAGATATTGCGTCGATGGTTACCGTTAACTTTGTAGAGAACTTTACTCTTTTTAAACAACAGATGCAACCATCCTATCTGCTTGAGCCCCCCTACTGTAAACTTTTAAGTGCTGTTGCTAGAGGGGATGGTAGAATGCATTCAGCACTACGTAAAGCACATCTGAGCGAAGAGGTGGGGGAGTATATTATTAAAGAGTTGGTTGCACTTGGTATTCTACGTATAGAACCAAGTAGGGAAAAGCCCCTTAAGACCCATCCCAAGCACAAGCTCAAAAAATCACTTCGACATTACCGTATACAGGATAAACTTCGCTTTATTTCACCTTTTATGCGCTTTTGGTTTGGATTTATTTTTCAGTATCAAAATGACTTAATAAGAGGAGAGGGTAGGGTTTTTTTACAAAATTTTCATAATCATCATGAACGTCTATATACACTTGTTTATGAGCAGCTTTGTGATGTATTTTTGGTAAACTATTTTACCCAAATATCACCACTTGTGACCCATGGAAGTTATTGGAATCAGCATAGTGAGTTTGATATATTGGGAATGACAAGCGATAGCAGACTAGTATTGGGAGAGTGTAAATACAAAGATAGAAAAGTATGTAAAAATGAACTCAATAAACTTAGAGCAAAAGCAGAGAAATCCAGAATAAAGGTAGATATTTATGTACTCTTTTCTAAGGATGGTTTTTCTAATGAATTATTGGGGATGAAAGATGAAAGATTATTACTATTTGACTTGAATGATATTCAAGGACTGTGTCATTAA
- the thiI gene encoding tRNA 4-thiouridine(8) synthase ThiI — protein sequence MHSSKVTTQKFIVKLFPEIMVKGTSAKKQMIAQLFSNINNLLKPVDEAIATKKFSDKIEVVTPVEKIDTVRTILLQTPGIEQVLEALQFDKMETLDVIKVKVAEVVKKEIVGKSFVVRAKRTGSHSFNSSEIERVVGGFVLAHTDAKKVDLHMPEITVRIELINQQLNIITAKHQGLSGFPIGTQGDILSLMSGGFDSTVASYLTMKRGIKTHFIFFNLGGITHEIGVKQVAWYLWNKFGTSHRVKFVSIPFEDVVTEIFRSTAETYMGVILKRLMLIAAEKIADEMGIDALLTGESVAQVSSQTLRNLALIDEVTNKLILRPLATMNKPDIIHIANKIGTRQFAENMPEYCGVISKNPITHGSFKRIRKEAQRFNDKILEKAVASAQKIYVDDIIDDITSQAPVEIVTVLDINKHIIIDIRTEGKCIETECKTIKIPFYQLKTEFKKLPKDKEYLFYCDKGVMSQLHAQYLRDMEGVENIRVYRP from the coding sequence GTGCATTCATCCAAAGTTACCACACAAAAGTTTATCGTTAAACTTTTTCCCGAAATAATGGTCAAGGGCACTTCTGCTAAGAAACAAATGATTGCCCAACTCTTCAGCAACATTAATAATTTACTCAAGCCAGTTGATGAAGCTATAGCAACTAAAAAATTCTCTGATAAAATTGAAGTAGTTACCCCTGTTGAAAAAATTGATACAGTCCGTACCATTCTTCTTCAAACACCAGGTATTGAGCAAGTTCTAGAGGCATTACAGTTTGACAAAATGGAGACACTCGATGTTATTAAAGTAAAAGTGGCCGAAGTGGTCAAAAAAGAGATTGTTGGCAAAAGCTTTGTTGTTCGTGCCAAACGTACCGGTAGCCACTCTTTTAACTCATCAGAAATAGAACGTGTTGTTGGCGGCTTTGTCTTGGCACATACCGATGCCAAAAAAGTTGATCTTCATATGCCAGAAATAACTGTACGAATTGAACTGATCAACCAGCAACTCAACATTATCACCGCAAAGCATCAGGGGCTTTCTGGCTTTCCTATTGGTACACAAGGGGATATACTCTCATTAATGTCAGGTGGATTTGACTCCACTGTTGCCAGCTATCTAACAATGAAACGTGGAATAAAAACCCACTTTATCTTCTTCAATCTTGGCGGTATTACACATGAAATTGGGGTAAAACAAGTGGCATGGTATCTTTGGAATAAGTTTGGCACATCACATCGTGTTAAGTTTGTTTCCATTCCTTTTGAGGATGTTGTTACCGAAATTTTCCGCTCTACCGCAGAAACTTATATGGGTGTGATACTTAAACGTCTCATGCTTATAGCGGCTGAGAAGATTGCAGATGAAATGGGGATAGATGCCCTACTTACAGGTGAGAGTGTTGCACAAGTTTCTAGTCAAACCCTACGAAACCTTGCACTTATTGATGAAGTAACAAATAAATTAATACTTCGTCCACTTGCTACAATGAATAAACCTGATATTATCCATATTGCCAACAAAATAGGTACTCGTCAATTTGCAGAAAATATGCCTGAATATTGTGGTGTTATCTCAAAAAACCCTATCACTCATGGCTCTTTCAAGCGGATAAGAAAAGAAGCACAGCGATTTAACGATAAAATACTTGAAAAAGCAGTAGCCTCTGCACAAAAAATTTATGTCGATGATATCATCGATGATATTACAAGTCAGGCTCCAGTTGAAATTGTTACAGTTCTCGATATAAACAAGCATATCATCATTGATATTCGTACTGAAGGGAAATGTATAGAAACAGAATGCAAGACCATAAAAATACCTTTTTATCAACTCAAAACTGAGTTTAAAAAACTTCCCAAAGACAAAGAGTATCTTTTTTACTGTGACAAAGGAGTTATGAGTCAGTTACACGCACAATATTTAAGAGATATGGAAGGCGTAGAAAATATAAGGGTATATAGGCCATAA